The following proteins come from a genomic window of Micromonas commoda chromosome 2, complete sequence:
- a CDS encoding predicted protein — translation MTFPDGTIAYDADGVVLAGDMTEDQVKACLAAGAKSWLYLNEECNKACPKAAVEAASVPFEMVPLMTPASLTNECVDKLVAYVDSAPKPAVIQCSTATRASIPYILHKAKTDKLPAASAMALAASMTPPLKFLEKPPLASAVKRALTHANRKPVIFRQLFDTSGSSTYTYLIADGPGGEAVLIDPVLEMVDRDLKLIDELGVKLKYAVNTHCHADHVTGSGAIKAARPEVRSIIAAASGAQADIKIGHGDRIEFGSMFLEVRATPGHTDGCLSYVCDDMVFTGDAVLIRGCGRTDFQQGSADRLYESVHTQIFSLPNDTIIYPAHDYKGHRCSTVGEEKALNPRLGSGKTKDEFVEIMANLNLPYPKKIDEALPKNMVCGIQEGMPTPA, via the coding sequence ATGACCTTCCCCGACGGAACCATCgcgtacgacgccgacggcgtcgtttTGGCCGGCGACATGACCGAGGACCAGGTCAAGGcttgcctcgccgcgggcgccaaaTCCTGGCTCTACCTCAACGAGGAGTGCAACAAGGCGTGCCCCaaggccgccgtcgaggccgcgTCCGTGCCCTTCGAGATGGTCCCCCTCATGACTCCCGCGAGCCTCACCAACGAGTGTGTCGATAAGCTCGTCGCCTACGTCGACTCCGCCCCGAAACCCGCCGTGATCCAGTGCAGCACCGCCACCCGAGCGAGCATCCCGTACATCCTCCACAAGGCCAAGACGGACAAGCTCCCGGCGGCTTCCGCCATGGCCCTCGCGGCTTCGATGACCCCGCCTCTCAAGTTCCTCGAGAAGCCcccgctcgcctccgcggtcaAGCGCGCGCTCACCCACGCCAACAGGAAGCCCGTCATCTTCCGCCAGCTCTTCGACACCTCTGGCTCCTCCACCTACACCTAcctcatcgccgacggccccggcggcgaggccgtgCTCATCGACCCGGTGCTCGAGATGGTCGACCGCGACCTCAAgctcatcgacgagctcggcgtcaaGCTCAAGTACGCCGTCAACACCCACTGCCACGCCGATCACGTCACCGGCTCCGGCGCCATCAAGGCTGCTCGACCCGAGGTCAGGTCGATCatagccgccgcgtcgggcgcgcagGCGGACATCAAGATCGGGCACGGCGACAGGATCGAGTTCGGATCCATGTTCCTGGAGGTGAGGGCCACCCCAGGCCACACCGACGGGTGCCTCTCGTACGTGTGCGACGACATGGTGttcaccggcgacgccgttctCATCAGGGGTTGCGGCCGCACGGACTTCCAGCAGGGCAGCGCGGACAGGCTCTACGAGAGCGTTCACACGCAGATCTTCTCCCTCCCGAACGACACCATCATCTACCCGGCGCACGACTACAAGGGCCACAGGTGCAGCACCGTCGGtgaggagaaggcgctcaACCCCAGGCTCGGCTCTGGGAAAACCAAGGATGAGTTTGTCGAGATCATGGCCAACCTCAACCTGCCGTACCCCAAGAagatcgacgaggcgctcccgAAGAACATGGTGTGCGGAATCCAGGAGGGCATGCCCACCCCGGCGTGA